Proteins from a genomic interval of Anolis sagrei isolate rAnoSag1 chromosome 1, rAnoSag1.mat, whole genome shotgun sequence:
- the LOC137097787 gene encoding zinc finger protein ZFP2-like has translation MEEKAFKCLECRKSFSQKVHLQQHERTHTGEKPYACLECGKSFPHTSNLRLHQRTHTGEKPYTCLECGKRFTQSSSLHSHERTHTGEKPYKCLVCGKSFTRKVHLQQHERTHTGEKPYACLECGKSFPHTSNLRLHQRTHTGEKPFKCLECGKRFTQSSSLHSHERTHTGEKPYKCLECGKNFIDSGHLRVHQRIHTGEKPYKCLKCGQRFTQNGSLRVHQRIHTGEKPYKCLECGQSFICSADLSSHQRTHTGEKPFKCLECGKRFTQSSNLRVHQRTHFREKPNKCLECGHSFTNSGDCACVNKSRHS, from the coding sequence atggaggagaaagcatttaaatgcctggagtgcagAAAGAGTTTTTCTCAGAAGGTTCATCTTCAgcaacatgaaaggactcacactggggagaagccctatgcatgcctggagtgtggaaaaagcttcCCTCATACTTCAAATCTACGTTTGcaccaaaggactcacactggggagaaaccctatacatgcctggagtgtggaaagaggttcactcagagttcaagtctacattcacatgaacggactcacactggggaaaaaccctataaatgcctagtgtgtggaaagagttttactCGGAAGGTTCATCTTCAgcaacatgaaaggactcacactggggagaagccctatgcatgcctggagtgtggaaaaagcttcCCTCATACTTCAAATCTACGTTTGcaccaaaggactcacactggggaaaaaccctttaaatgcctggaatgtggaaagaggttcactcagagttcaagtctacattcacatgaacggactcacactggggaaaaaccctataaatgcctagagtgtggaaagaacttcattGACAGCGGACACCTACGtgtacatcaaaggattcacactggggagaaaccctataaatgcttgaAGTGTGGACAGAGGTTTACTCAGAATGGAAGTctacgtgtgcatcaaaggattcacactggggagaaaccctacaaatgcctggagtgtggacagagcttcatttGTAGTGCAGATCTaagttcacatcaaaggactcacacaggggagaaaccttttaaatgcttggagtgtggaaaaagattcactcagagttcaaatctacgtgtacatcaaaggactcacttTAGGGAGAAACCcaataaatgcttggagtgtggacacaGCTTCACTAACAGTGGAGACTGTGCATGTGTCAACAAGAGTAGACATTCCTAA